Proteins from one Burkholderiales bacterium genomic window:
- the rpsL gene encoding 30S ribosomal protein S12: MPTINQLVRKGRKAPVSKSKVPALQGCPQKRGVCTRVYTTTPKKPNSALRKVAKVRLTNGFEVISYIGGEGHNLQEHSVVLIRGGRVKDLPGVRYHIVRGSLDTAGVKDRKQGRSKYGAKRPKAA, from the coding sequence ATGCCAACGATCAACCAGCTGGTGCGCAAGGGCCGCAAGGCACCCGTTTCCAAGAGCAAGGTGCCGGCCCTGCAGGGTTGTCCCCAGAAACGGGGGGTGTGCACGCGCGTGTACACGACGACGCCGAAGAAGCCCAACTCTGCGCTGCGAAAAGTGGCCAAGGTCCGTCTCACCAACGGCTTCGAGGTGATCAGCTACATCGGCGGCGAGGGTCATAACCTGCAGGAGCACTCGGTGGTGTTGATCCGCGGCGGCCGGGTGAAGGACCTGCCGGGTGTGCGCTACCACATCGTGCGCGGCAGCCTGGACACCGCCGGCGTGAAGGACCGCAAACAGGGTCGTTCCAAGTATGGCGCCAAGCGTCCGAAGGCGGCGTGA